A window from Alphaproteobacteria bacterium 33-17 encodes these proteins:
- a CDS encoding peptidoglycan-associated lipoprotein gives MVKQLLSLAFVVFLASCGTGFGSGAGGAGGAENAHIVPGTQSDLEANVGDRIFFDFDRSNVREDAKETLARQAAWLQQYPNVHATVEGHADERGTREYNLALGERRAEAAKKYLISLGVDAKRLSTISYGKERLAVVGNTEEAHAQNRRAVSVVVSH, from the coding sequence ATGGTAAAGCAACTTCTTTCTTTAGCTTTCGTAGTTTTCTTAGCTTCTTGTGGTACAGGGTTTGGTAGTGGCGCTGGCGGTGCTGGTGGTGCTGAAAATGCTCATATCGTTCCAGGTACACAATCAGATTTAGAAGCTAACGTTGGCGACAGAATTTTCTTCGATTTCGATCGTTCAAACGTTAGAGAAGACGCAAAAGAAACATTAGCTAGACAAGCTGCTTGGTTACAACAGTATCCAAACGTTCACGCAACTGTAGAAGGTCATGCGGATGAGCGTGGTACACGTGAGTACAACCTTGCTCTTGGTGAACGTCGTGCTGAAGCTGCAAAGAAATATCTTATCAGCTTAGGTGTAGATGCTAAAAGATTATCTACAATCTCTTATGGTAAAGAGCGCTTAGCTGTTGTTGGTAACACAGAAGAAGCTCATGCTCAAAACCGTCGTGCAGTTTCAGTTGTAGTTAGCCACTAA
- a CDS encoding GDP-mannose 4,6-dehydratase: MKKKVLITGITGMVGSHLADFLLEKTDWDIYGMIRWRSPLDNISHIIERINKKDRVFLVYGDLRDDISLNNIIKDVQPDYVFHLAAQSYPQTSFTAPVDTLDTNIQGTTRLLDALKNHKRDAIIHVCASSEVFGRVPKEKVPIDEECTFHPASPYAISKVGTDLVGRFYAEAYNMTVMTTRMFTHTGPRRGDVFAESTFAKQIAMIEKGLMAPVVKVGNLESLRTFADVRDAVRAYHMLVTVNPIGGEYYNIGGTYTCTIKEMLDFLISHSTVKGIEVKTDPERLRPIDADLQVPDTSKFFKHTGWKPEISFETTMLDLLNYWRERLNTGSFTDR; encoded by the coding sequence ATGAAAAAGAAAGTTTTAATCACGGGCATTACTGGAATGGTTGGATCCCACTTAGCAGATTTTTTATTAGAAAAAACTGACTGGGATATTTATGGAATGATCAGATGGCGTAGTCCACTTGATAATATTAGTCATATAATAGAGCGCATTAACAAAAAAGATCGCGTGTTTTTAGTATATGGGGATTTACGTGACGATATTTCACTAAATAATATTATTAAAGATGTTCAGCCTGATTATGTGTTTCATTTGGCAGCTCAAAGCTATCCGCAAACAAGCTTTACAGCACCTGTTGATACACTTGATACAAATATTCAGGGAACAACAAGGCTTCTTGACGCTCTTAAAAATCATAAACGCGATGCAATAATTCACGTATGTGCCTCTTCTGAAGTATTTGGTAGAGTTCCAAAAGAAAAAGTTCCAATTGATGAAGAATGTACATTTCACCCTGCTTCACCTTATGCAATTTCTAAAGTAGGTACTGACCTGGTTGGAAGATTCTATGCAGAAGCATATAATATGACTGTAATGACAACCAGAATGTTTACACACACAGGTCCTCGCCGAGGTGACGTATTTGCCGAATCCACGTTTGCTAAACAAATTGCAATGATCGAAAAAGGATTAATGGCACCTGTCGTAAAAGTTGGTAACCTTGAATCACTAAGAACATTTGCAGACGTAAGGGACGCTGTTCGTGCATATCATATGTTAGTTACCGTAAATCCGATTGGTGGTGAGTATTATAATATCGGCGGTACTTATACATGCACCATTAAAGAAATGCTAGATTTTTTAATTTCACACTCCACAGTTAAAGGAATTGAAGTTAAAACTGACCCTGAAAGACTTCGCCCAATCGATGCGGATCTTCAGGTTCCTGACACATCAAAATTTTTCAAGCATACGGGCTGGAAACCAGAAATTTCATTTGAAACAACTATGCTTGATTTACTTAACTACTGGCGCGAAAGGCTTAATACAGGAAGCTTTACAGACAGGTAA